The window TATAGTTTCTAATAAATTTCTTGACATAATTTAATATTTATGCTATACTATTGTCTGGAGGTGACAATAGTATGGCTGATATACCAAGTCGTTATGTTCGTAAATTGACAGTAAAAGAAAAACAGGAAATAGACCGTTTATGTCGCAAAGGAGCATCAGGAATTTCGTTAAGAGCATTTATTATTCGATTGTCTTCACAGAAAGTACCAATCCCAGAAATATGCAGATTGACAGGGCTTTCTCGTCAAACTGTCTACTTCTGGTTAAATCGTTTCGACGATTTTGGGGTTTCTGGTTTGGAAGACGAACCTCGTTCTGGCCGTCCTATAAAGTTCAACCATGCAACTTGCAAAAGAATCGTGCGAATTGCTACTTCCAAGCCAAAAGATATAGGACTGCATTTCACAAATTGGACTTTACCAAAATTGAAAAATTATCTTATCAAATCAAAAACAGTTCCTTATATCTGCATAGAAAGTTTACGCACTTGTTTACGTAAAGGTGGTCTAACTCTGAAAACTGCTCAGAAGTGGATGATATCAAGAGATCCGCAGTTCAATATAAAAAAAACGAATTGA is drawn from bacterium and contains these coding sequences:
- a CDS encoding helix-turn-helix domain-containing protein, whose translation is MADIPSRYVRKLTVKEKQEIDRLCRKGASGISLRAFIIRLSSQKVPIPEICRLTGLSRQTVYFWLNRFDDFGVSGLEDEPRSGRPIKFNHATCKRIVRIATSKPKDIGLHFTNWTLPKLKNYLIKSKTVPYICIESLRTCLRKGGLTLKTAQKWMISRDPQFNIKKTN